In the genome of Candidatus Microbacterium phytovorans, one region contains:
- a CDS encoding ATP-binding protein: protein MAGVAEGLSVHLGAPLWAVRAFFVVTAGMLGAGVLLYLWCWAFMPWAGGEASPTRRAPVAWLLTVASTALVLTFVPLYLDPWAWNIWGGYSAPDAVAAMLLLVTTVAFAMTAGMWAALVDRADPARGIRHALLVRAAVMSLLAVLLVLESSRLASGGGVTQLVRTAIPLVALVAVSSTTLIERWRDLSGERVKRIREEQRAEMAAHLHDSVLQTLALIQNRAGASSEAARLARAQERELRAWLYDGDAPADSDLPTDLRDYAGALELDFPVRIDVVSAGASDERASGEVAAAAREAILNAARHAGGEISVYLEGTAASVDVYVRDRGPGFDPDAVPADRLGVRESIIGRMRRIGGSATIRPGGGGTGTEVHLRYAPGPGRVSSGQGRHG, encoded by the coding sequence GTGGCCGGGGTCGCGGAGGGACTGTCGGTCCACCTCGGGGCGCCGCTGTGGGCGGTGCGCGCCTTCTTCGTCGTGACCGCCGGCATGCTCGGCGCGGGGGTCCTGCTGTACCTGTGGTGCTGGGCGTTCATGCCGTGGGCCGGCGGCGAGGCCTCGCCGACGCGGCGCGCGCCCGTCGCCTGGCTGCTGACCGTCGCGTCGACGGCGCTCGTGCTCACCTTCGTGCCCCTGTACCTAGACCCGTGGGCGTGGAACATCTGGGGAGGGTACAGCGCCCCCGACGCCGTCGCGGCGATGCTTCTCCTCGTCACGACCGTAGCCTTCGCAATGACCGCGGGGATGTGGGCGGCGCTGGTGGATCGCGCCGACCCGGCGCGCGGCATCCGCCATGCTCTGCTCGTCCGCGCGGCGGTGATGTCGCTCCTCGCCGTGCTGCTGGTGCTGGAGTCGTCGCGCCTTGCGAGCGGCGGTGGGGTCACGCAGCTGGTGCGGACGGCGATCCCGCTGGTGGCGCTCGTGGCGGTGTCGTCGACGACGCTCATCGAGCGCTGGCGCGATCTCAGCGGCGAACGCGTCAAGCGCATCCGCGAGGAGCAGCGCGCCGAGATGGCGGCGCACCTGCATGACTCCGTGCTGCAAACCCTCGCGCTCATCCAGAACCGGGCCGGCGCCTCCAGCGAAGCCGCTCGACTCGCCCGCGCGCAGGAGCGGGAGTTGCGCGCCTGGCTCTACGACGGTGACGCCCCCGCCGACAGCGACCTGCCCACCGATCTGCGCGACTACGCGGGCGCGCTGGAACTCGACTTCCCGGTGCGCATCGACGTCGTCTCGGCGGGAGCCTCCGACGAGCGGGCGAGCGGCGAGGTCGCGGCGGCGGCGCGGGAGGCGATCCTGAACGCGGCGCGGCACGCCGGCGGCGAGATCTCCGTCTACCTGGAGGGCACTGCGGCATCCGTCGACGTGTACGTGCGTGACCGCGGACCCGGGTTCGACCCCGACGCCGTGCCGGCCGACCGGCTGGGCGTGCGCGAGTCGATCATCGGACGGATGCGGCGCATCGGCGGGTCGGCGACGATCCGGCCCGGCGGCGGCGGCACGGGCACCGAGGTGCACCTGCGGTACGCGCCCGGTCCCGGACGGGTCTCCAGCGGGCAGGGGCGTCATGGGTGA
- a CDS encoding response regulator transcription factor — protein MGEPLRVVIVDDHSIFQSGLRADLDPSVDVVGEAADVATAIEVIAATVPDVVLLDVHLPGASGVAEASGGEAVIRGSAPTASRFLALSVSDAAEDVVRVIRAGARGYITKGSSGGEVSRAVHAVAGGDAVFSPRLAGFVLDAFGAVAGETAVVDDELDRLSSREQEVMRLIARGYAYKEVAAELFISIKTVETHVSSVLRKLQLSSRHELTVWASERRLL, from the coding sequence ATGGGTGAGCCGCTGCGCGTCGTGATCGTGGACGACCACTCGATCTTCCAGTCGGGGCTGCGGGCAGACCTCGACCCGTCGGTCGATGTCGTGGGCGAGGCCGCCGATGTCGCCACGGCTATCGAGGTGATCGCCGCGACCGTCCCCGACGTCGTGCTGCTCGACGTGCACCTCCCGGGCGCGTCCGGTGTCGCAGAGGCCTCGGGCGGCGAGGCGGTGATCCGGGGCTCCGCGCCGACGGCATCCCGCTTCCTCGCGCTCAGCGTCTCGGATGCCGCGGAGGATGTCGTGCGGGTCATCCGCGCCGGTGCCCGCGGCTACATCACGAAGGGCTCGTCGGGCGGGGAGGTCAGTCGCGCCGTGCACGCGGTCGCCGGGGGCGACGCCGTGTTCTCGCCCCGGTTGGCGGGCTTCGTGCTCGACGCGTTCGGTGCCGTCGCGGGCGAGACGGCCGTGGTCGACGACGAACTCGACCGGCTCTCCTCGCGGGAGCAGGAGGTGATGCGGCTCATCGCACGCGGCTACGCCTACAAGGAGGTCGCCGCGGAGCTGTTCATCTCGATCAAGACGGTCGAGACGCACGTGTCGTCGGTGCTGCGCAAGCTTCAGCTGTCGTCGCGCCACGAGCTCACCGTGTGGGCCTCGGAGCGCCGCCTGCTCTGA
- a CDS encoding glycosyltransferase, translated as MSSPRVALSAFLPLACWLAVVAPLTVWAWSLGTIAAIAFAVATSILWATGARAAALWVRSVQQPRPSDAPHHDPAPLRVALLFCVADDFDAAAVAVSMRQDVDVDTVILDDSRDPRSRSDIDRFARESGCRVVRRSDRTGFKAGNLNHGLRVLRGSYDAYVVCDSDVVLPPGFVRVCAAELADPTVAVAQAAPVAAPGRTAFARYFGPLLATHLAVTRRGRAGHGVTAFLGRGALLRAAALDDVGGVPEVVAEDLALTVALRRRGWRLVYADIAFTEDFPVDYRAFRTQLRKTAEGAVEFLRRPAVRGLPVREAIDVVGETALVPGAALAGATSIVSGAALAAGGTVPPLWALVLSALSGLMPLLPEAVRRARSRRLAAGVTFAIAAGALYASTMFVVVAAVVGGLLGRRAVFRVTPKRAGSLGVRQRIDLFRAELLVVPLLAGGAVVASGSVWAAGGVAWPLALAVAFAVPVVVPDTPARRHVVSREGDAIGHLAA; from the coding sequence ATGAGTTCACCGAGGGTCGCCCTGTCCGCATTCCTTCCGCTCGCGTGCTGGCTCGCCGTGGTCGCCCCGCTGACGGTGTGGGCGTGGTCTTTGGGCACCATCGCGGCGATCGCGTTCGCCGTGGCGACGTCGATCCTGTGGGCCACGGGGGCGCGCGCCGCCGCGCTGTGGGTGCGGTCGGTGCAGCAGCCCCGCCCCTCGGACGCTCCGCATCACGACCCCGCGCCCCTGCGCGTCGCCCTGCTCTTCTGCGTCGCCGACGACTTCGACGCGGCGGCGGTGGCGGTGAGCATGCGGCAGGACGTCGACGTCGACACCGTGATCCTCGACGACTCTCGCGACCCGCGATCGCGCTCCGACATCGACCGGTTCGCGCGGGAGTCGGGATGCCGCGTCGTGCGCCGCTCGGACCGCACCGGGTTCAAGGCCGGCAATCTCAATCACGGGCTGCGGGTGCTGCGGGGGAGCTACGACGCATACGTCGTGTGCGACAGCGACGTCGTGCTCCCGCCCGGGTTCGTCCGTGTGTGCGCGGCGGAGCTCGCCGATCCGACGGTCGCTGTCGCTCAGGCCGCCCCGGTCGCCGCCCCTGGCCGGACCGCGTTCGCACGGTACTTCGGTCCGCTGCTCGCCACGCACCTGGCCGTCACGCGTCGCGGCCGCGCCGGACACGGAGTGACGGCGTTCCTCGGGCGGGGTGCGCTGCTGCGCGCCGCCGCTCTCGACGACGTCGGAGGCGTGCCGGAGGTGGTGGCGGAAGACCTCGCGCTGACCGTCGCGCTGCGTCGCCGCGGGTGGCGCCTGGTGTACGCGGACATCGCCTTCACGGAGGATTTCCCGGTCGACTACCGCGCGTTCCGCACGCAACTGCGCAAGACGGCAGAGGGTGCCGTGGAGTTCCTGCGGCGGCCCGCCGTGCGTGGGCTCCCCGTCCGCGAGGCGATCGACGTGGTGGGGGAGACCGCCCTGGTCCCCGGCGCGGCACTCGCCGGCGCGACCTCGATCGTGTCGGGGGCGGCACTCGCCGCGGGCGGGACTGTCCCCCCGCTGTGGGCACTCGTGCTCTCGGCGCTGAGCGGGCTCATGCCCCTCCTGCCCGAGGCGGTGCGCCGTGCACGGTCGCGCCGGCTCGCCGCCGGCGTCACGTTCGCGATCGCGGCGGGCGCCTTGTACGCCTCCACGATGTTCGTCGTCGTCGCGGCGGTGGTGGGCGGCCTGCTCGGCCGGCGTGCGGTGTTCCGGGTCACGCCCAAGCGTGCGGGGTCGCTCGGCGTGCGCCAGCGGATCGACCTCTTCCGCGCGGAGCTGCTCGTCGTGCCGCTCCTCGCGGGCGGGGCGGTCGTGGCATCCGGAAGTGTGTGGGCCGCCGGGGGCGTCGCCTGGCCCCTGGCCCTGGCGGTCGCCTTCGCGGTGCCGGTGGTGGTGCCGGATACCCCCGCTCGGCGGCACGTGGTGTCTCGCGAAGGTGACGCAATCGGCCACCTCGCCGCGTAA
- a CDS encoding 3'-5' exonuclease yields the protein MSDPIKPVIVGGGPRRASGDPGAGDHVRADQDLLEGLNPPQLEAVTYRGPALLIVAGAGSGKTRVLTHRIASLLRNREAWPSQILAITFTNKAAGEMRERVQHLVGQAAQGMWISTFHSACVRILRREADQFGFTKSFTIYDSADSRALIKRLVKEHEADAFGLTPASVQGRISKLKNELSDAESFARQANLSDPAERLFAAIFGDYQRALQKANAFDFDDLIAQTVYLFRAFPHVADVYRRRFRHILVDEYQDTNHAQYSLIHELTRPVVGATPDAFSSGGMMIFDPVDAPELEGASLTVVGDSDQSIYAFRGADIRNISEFERDFPGARVVLLEQNYRSTQNILSAANAVISNNFDRKDKKLWTDVGAGDPIIGFTGYSQHDEAQFVADEVEALHRAGLPYGQMAVFYRTNSQSRALEEILIRSAVPYKIMGGTKFYDRAEIKDALAYLVAVANPADELALRRILNKPRRGIGDVTETSISRYAAEEGITFRDALANASALGVGPKIQKSIAQLDAVLAEATEIMLPSSGEVAPSTSVTEGLSLLLNKSGYFDALRISKDPQDEARVENLDELVAVTREFARNNPDGTVLDFLTEVALVSDADDLDDASGTVSLMTMHTAKGLEYDAVFVTGVEEDLIPHRISAGEPGGPQEERRLFYVALTRARKKLHLSLAMTRAQFGEVSVAMPSRFLQEIPHELIDWRQSPGDVNSRGGSQSRALNARRGGGQGYGGGNRYGDDLVPLPRRDKPVGDIAKFANRIPAKVRDNGDLELAPGDRIRHDDFGEGRVDMVTGEGAKRVAHVRFDSAGPKKLLIKIAPIAKL from the coding sequence ATGAGCGACCCGATCAAGCCCGTCATCGTCGGAGGCGGCCCGCGCCGCGCGAGTGGAGACCCCGGGGCAGGCGACCACGTGCGCGCCGACCAGGATCTCCTCGAGGGGCTGAACCCGCCGCAGCTCGAGGCGGTGACCTACCGCGGGCCCGCTCTCCTCATCGTCGCGGGCGCCGGGTCGGGCAAGACGCGCGTGCTGACGCACCGCATCGCGTCGCTGTTGCGCAACCGTGAAGCGTGGCCGAGTCAGATCCTCGCGATCACCTTCACCAACAAGGCCGCCGGCGAGATGCGCGAGCGGGTGCAGCACCTGGTCGGTCAGGCCGCGCAGGGCATGTGGATCTCGACGTTCCACTCCGCGTGCGTGCGCATCCTCCGCCGTGAGGCCGACCAGTTCGGGTTCACGAAGAGCTTCACGATCTACGACTCCGCCGACTCCCGAGCGCTCATCAAGCGGCTCGTGAAGGAGCACGAGGCCGATGCGTTCGGGCTCACCCCCGCGTCCGTTCAGGGGCGCATCTCGAAACTGAAGAACGAACTGTCCGACGCCGAGTCGTTCGCGCGCCAGGCGAATCTCAGCGACCCGGCCGAACGCCTGTTCGCCGCCATCTTCGGTGACTATCAGCGCGCCTTGCAGAAGGCCAACGCGTTCGACTTCGACGATCTCATCGCCCAGACGGTCTACCTGTTCCGCGCGTTCCCGCACGTCGCCGACGTCTACCGGCGACGTTTCCGACACATCCTCGTCGACGAGTACCAGGACACCAACCACGCCCAGTACTCGCTCATCCACGAGCTCACGCGGCCCGTCGTCGGCGCGACCCCCGACGCGTTCTCGTCGGGCGGCATGATGATCTTCGATCCGGTCGATGCGCCCGAACTCGAGGGAGCCTCACTCACCGTCGTCGGCGATTCCGACCAGTCGATCTACGCGTTCCGCGGCGCCGACATCCGCAACATCTCGGAGTTCGAGCGCGACTTCCCGGGGGCGCGAGTCGTGCTGCTGGAGCAGAACTATCGTTCGACGCAGAACATCCTCTCTGCCGCCAACGCGGTGATCAGCAACAACTTCGACCGCAAAGACAAGAAGCTGTGGACCGACGTCGGGGCGGGCGATCCCATCATCGGCTTCACGGGCTACTCGCAGCACGACGAGGCGCAGTTCGTCGCCGACGAGGTCGAGGCGCTGCATCGCGCCGGGTTGCCGTACGGCCAGATGGCGGTCTTCTACCGCACCAACTCGCAGTCCCGCGCGCTCGAGGAGATCCTCATCCGCTCGGCGGTGCCGTACAAGATCATGGGCGGCACGAAGTTCTACGACCGTGCCGAGATCAAGGATGCCTTGGCGTACCTCGTGGCGGTGGCCAACCCCGCCGACGAGCTGGCTCTGCGTCGCATCCTGAACAAGCCCCGGCGCGGTATCGGCGACGTCACCGAGACGTCGATCTCCCGCTATGCGGCGGAGGAGGGCATCACGTTCCGCGACGCCCTGGCCAACGCGTCGGCGCTCGGAGTGGGTCCGAAGATCCAGAAGTCCATCGCCCAACTCGACGCCGTACTGGCCGAGGCCACCGAGATCATGCTGCCGTCGTCGGGCGAGGTGGCCCCGTCGACGTCTGTCACCGAGGGGCTGTCGCTGCTGCTCAACAAGAGCGGCTACTTCGACGCGCTCCGCATATCGAAAGACCCGCAAGACGAAGCGCGGGTCGAGAACCTCGACGAGCTGGTGGCCGTCACGCGCGAGTTCGCCCGCAACAACCCCGACGGCACGGTGCTCGACTTCCTCACGGAGGTCGCACTCGTGTCGGATGCCGACGACCTCGACGACGCGTCGGGCACCGTCTCGCTCATGACCATGCACACCGCGAAAGGCCTCGAGTACGACGCGGTCTTCGTCACCGGGGTGGAGGAAGACCTCATCCCGCACCGCATCTCGGCCGGCGAGCCCGGCGGACCTCAGGAGGAGCGTCGCCTGTTCTACGTCGCCCTCACGCGAGCGCGGAAGAAGCTGCATCTCTCACTCGCGATGACGCGCGCGCAGTTCGGCGAGGTGTCCGTCGCGATGCCGAGCCGCTTCCTTCAGGAGATCCCCCACGAGCTCATCGACTGGCGACAGTCGCCCGGCGACGTCAACTCCCGCGGCGGCAGTCAGTCCCGCGCGCTCAATGCGCGGCGCGGCGGTGGGCAGGGATACGGAGGCGGCAACCGCTACGGCGACGACCTCGTGCCGCTGCCGCGGCGAGACAAGCCGGTGGGCGACATCGCGAAGTTCGCGAACCGCATCCCGGCGAAGGTGCGCGACAACGGCGACCTGGAACTCGCTCCCGGCGACCGCATCCGTCACGACGACTTCGGCGAGGGGCGCGTCGACATGGTCACCGGCGAGGGTGCCAAGCGCGTCGCGCACGTGCGATTCGACTCCGCGGGTCCGAAGAAGCTCCTCATCAAGATCGCCCCGATCGCGAAGCTGTAG
- a CDS encoding carboxypeptidase regulatory-like domain-containing protein, translated as MTTMRSRWRAATVTAAVTGILLAGLSGTAAQAADSGVITGVVVDTSGDPVADVSVEATRVGGSEEPAVLTNDDGRYTISGLAAGQYKVRFNADVIDGILTEWYDGARMPEDATPVTVTAGATATADASLYDGAKIEGRVIDGTTLATVEYVVVSAFVRTPWGESFVDETTTDSEGHYEFTGLWPGDYRLSYESYETPLPASSMYLDVWEGSHLVGVDAELGETGVVSGRVTNRDHQGIADATVYFYPSDADSTALFTRTDEDGAYAMTDLPDGEYVLYVDAPFDANLTDEWWDGAATRSDAVRVGIYGSAATNVNAVLDAASSITGTVTDAFGGVGDLSVYAYADCTSDVQFAVVRTANDGAYRLQGLLPGSYRLRFGDEATTAYAPRWLGGPSCDESTPVVVDRSEVTPNVDAIVGETLSGKVLGVGDAALRGVSVQVHPPTGDDPDTVPAPAATTTASSGAFSVRGLPRGTYTVAFGVTAHPGTYVPEWWKDAATAATATTITVVPGTAPASLTATLALTSVTLSTPKITGTARVGVKLTAPAAPSGTVYTYRWSANGAAISGATSRTFTPGASQRGKTLTVRVTASRTGYASTAKTSAPTAKVATGILTAPVPTISGTVKVGKKLTAKPGTWTSGTKLTYRWYANGTAISKATKSTYTITSSQKGKKITVKVTGSKSGYGTVAKTSKATARVG; from the coding sequence ATGACGACGATGCGATCGCGCTGGCGCGCCGCGACGGTGACGGCGGCCGTGACCGGCATCCTCCTCGCGGGACTCTCGGGCACCGCTGCCCAGGCAGCCGACAGCGGCGTCATCACGGGTGTCGTGGTCGACACGAGCGGCGACCCGGTAGCGGACGTCTCCGTCGAAGCGACCCGTGTCGGCGGCAGCGAAGAACCGGCGGTTCTGACGAACGACGACGGCCGATACACGATCTCCGGGCTCGCCGCGGGCCAGTACAAGGTGCGGTTCAACGCCGACGTCATCGACGGCATCCTGACCGAGTGGTACGACGGCGCGCGGATGCCGGAGGATGCCACGCCCGTGACGGTGACCGCGGGGGCGACGGCCACAGCCGATGCGAGCTTGTACGACGGGGCGAAGATCGAGGGTCGCGTCATCGACGGCACCACCCTCGCCACCGTGGAGTACGTCGTGGTGTCGGCTTTCGTCCGCACGCCGTGGGGCGAGTCTTTCGTGGACGAGACGACGACCGACTCCGAGGGTCATTACGAGTTCACCGGCCTGTGGCCGGGGGACTATCGCCTCTCCTACGAGTCGTACGAGACCCCGCTTCCCGCATCGAGCATGTATCTCGACGTGTGGGAGGGTAGTCATCTGGTCGGCGTGGACGCAGAACTGGGCGAGACGGGCGTCGTCTCCGGTCGTGTCACGAACCGCGACCATCAGGGAATCGCCGATGCGACCGTCTACTTCTACCCGTCCGATGCGGACAGTACGGCTCTCTTCACGCGCACCGACGAGGACGGCGCGTACGCGATGACCGACCTGCCCGACGGCGAGTATGTGCTCTACGTCGATGCGCCGTTCGACGCGAACCTCACCGACGAGTGGTGGGACGGCGCGGCGACGCGATCGGATGCCGTTCGGGTCGGGATCTACGGCTCGGCCGCCACGAACGTCAACGCGGTGCTCGACGCCGCCTCTTCCATCACCGGCACGGTCACCGACGCCTTCGGCGGCGTCGGGGACCTGTCCGTGTACGCCTACGCGGATTGCACCTCCGACGTGCAATTCGCCGTGGTGCGCACGGCGAACGACGGCGCCTACCGCCTACAGGGACTCCTTCCGGGCTCGTACCGGCTTCGCTTCGGCGACGAGGCGACCACGGCCTACGCGCCGCGATGGCTCGGGGGCCCGTCGTGCGACGAGAGCACCCCCGTCGTGGTAGATAGGAGCGAGGTGACGCCGAACGTCGACGCCATCGTCGGAGAGACCCTCTCCGGCAAGGTCCTCGGAGTCGGGGATGCCGCCCTCCGCGGCGTCTCGGTGCAGGTGCACCCGCCCACCGGCGACGACCCCGACACCGTGCCGGCACCGGCCGCGACGACCACGGCATCCAGCGGCGCGTTCTCCGTCCGCGGACTGCCGCGCGGCACCTACACCGTCGCGTTCGGCGTCACCGCCCACCCCGGCACGTACGTGCCCGAGTGGTGGAAGGATGCCGCGACCGCCGCGACCGCGACGACGATCACCGTCGTTCCGGGCACCGCGCCCGCCTCGCTCACCGCGACCCTCGCCCTGACGTCCGTCACGCTGTCGACCCCCAAGATCACGGGCACCGCGCGCGTGGGCGTGAAGCTCACCGCTCCGGCCGCGCCGAGCGGCACGGTCTACACCTACCGGTGGTCGGCGAACGGAGCCGCGATCAGCGGAGCGACCTCGCGCACCTTCACGCCCGGAGCGTCGCAGCGAGGCAAGACCCTCACGGTGCGCGTCACGGCCTCGCGCACCGGATACGCCTCGACCGCGAAGACGTCCGCACCCACCGCGAAGGTGGCCACCGGCATCCTGACCGCGCCCGTGCCCACCATCTCCGGCACGGTGAAGGTCGGCAAGAAGCTCACGGCCAAGCCCGGCACCTGGACGTCGGGCACGAAACTGACCTACCGCTGGTACGCCAACGGGACGGCGATCAGCAAGGCGACGAAGTCGACCTACACGATCACCTCGTCGCAGAAGGGCAAGAAGATCACCGTGAAGGTCACGGGGTCGAAGTCGGGCTACGGCACCGTCGCGAAGACGTCGAAGGCCACCGCCCGGGTCGGCTGA
- a CDS encoding SseB family protein codes for MALFSRRDRPDEPETTPQQDAEAAADDLVLPAEIEEIVPEVGISFSTYGKAAETPAAVRPAAEAPARTQTVPGLPDNAIVKQALAALPEAAQNTDVMNVMRQALQGHLYVRVQGDAKALIAEGQNLTLAVTAIGDKRFLLAFTGGAALQDSVRADGDAATSAVGQPASTVFQNVVAGPYAGLFLDHATSGARLILPSELIAKALEEADPTFAVKTLLVSERTPRTAVDVADALTRAKLWVAGNADPEGRIGLAEARSADGRRRLEVFSHPLEVIALGRGDRPLPITGEQLAKALAADDGITGVVVDPAGPWIELDRTELAPVLALAD; via the coding sequence ATGGCACTCTTCTCGCGTCGCGACCGGCCCGACGAGCCCGAAACGACCCCGCAGCAGGATGCCGAGGCCGCGGCCGACGATCTCGTGCTGCCCGCGGAGATCGAGGAGATCGTGCCGGAGGTCGGCATCTCCTTCTCCACCTACGGAAAGGCCGCAGAGACCCCGGCCGCCGTCCGCCCCGCCGCGGAGGCACCCGCCCGCACGCAGACGGTGCCGGGACTGCCCGACAACGCCATCGTCAAGCAGGCGCTCGCCGCTCTTCCCGAGGCCGCGCAGAACACCGACGTCATGAACGTCATGCGGCAGGCGCTCCAGGGTCACCTCTATGTCCGGGTGCAGGGCGACGCGAAAGCGCTGATCGCGGAAGGGCAGAACCTCACCCTCGCCGTCACCGCCATCGGCGACAAGCGGTTCCTCCTCGCCTTCACCGGCGGTGCGGCGCTCCAGGACTCGGTGCGCGCCGACGGCGACGCGGCCACCTCGGCGGTCGGGCAGCCGGCGTCGACGGTGTTCCAGAACGTCGTCGCTGGCCCGTACGCGGGTCTCTTCCTCGATCACGCGACCTCGGGCGCGCGCCTCATCCTGCCCTCGGAGCTCATCGCGAAGGCGCTGGAAGAGGCCGATCCGACCTTCGCCGTGAAGACGCTGCTCGTGTCGGAACGGACCCCCCGCACGGCCGTCGACGTCGCCGACGCCCTCACTCGCGCCAAGCTCTGGGTCGCCGGCAACGCCGATCCCGAAGGCCGCATCGGGCTCGCCGAGGCACGCTCCGCCGACGGACGCCGTCGCCTCGAAGTCTTCTCCCACCCGCTGGAAGTGATCGCCCTCGGTCGCGGCGATCGCCCGCTCCCCATCACCGGTGAGCAACTGGCGAAGGCGCTCGCCGCCGATGACGGCATCACAGGTGTCGTCGTCGATCCGGCCGGTCCGTGGATCGAACTCGACCGCACCGAGCTCGCCCCGGTGCTCGCGCTCGCCGACTGA
- the ligD gene encoding non-homologous end-joining DNA ligase — protein MASERITLTAGDREVSLSSPNRVIWPDLGITKHELAEYTIAVAEPFLRANGHRPVSLERFPDSVDGERFFSKNPPKGAPEFVHQVMCTYNSGRRHPQVVLDEAAAIVWAVQMNTVVFHPWASLAADTDNPVELRIDLDPQPGTDFADAAAVAPALRDVLREAGLDAWLKTSGNRGIHVFCPIEPTHEFLDVRHAVIAASRELERRMPDKVTTNWWKEERGERIFLDFNQANRDRTMAGAYSPRALPTATVATPITWDELAEGVDPAAFTVRTVPQRLSDVGDPWERMQAAPGRIDTLLQWWERDLSDGLGELPFPPEFPKMPGEPPRVQPSRAKTPDA, from the coding sequence ATGGCCTCTGAGCGCATCACTCTGACCGCCGGCGACCGGGAGGTCTCGCTGTCGAGCCCCAACCGGGTCATCTGGCCCGACCTGGGTATCACGAAGCACGAACTCGCGGAGTACACGATCGCCGTGGCGGAGCCGTTCCTGCGTGCCAACGGTCATCGTCCGGTCTCCCTGGAGCGCTTCCCCGACTCCGTCGACGGGGAGCGGTTCTTCTCCAAGAACCCGCCGAAAGGCGCACCGGAGTTCGTCCATCAGGTGATGTGCACGTACAACAGCGGGCGACGGCATCCGCAGGTCGTCCTCGATGAGGCCGCGGCGATCGTGTGGGCGGTCCAGATGAACACGGTCGTCTTCCATCCCTGGGCCTCCCTCGCCGCCGACACCGACAACCCCGTCGAACTGCGCATCGACCTCGACCCGCAGCCGGGAACCGACTTCGCGGATGCCGCGGCCGTCGCCCCGGCGCTGCGCGACGTGCTCCGGGAAGCGGGGTTGGACGCGTGGCTGAAGACGAGCGGCAACCGCGGCATCCATGTCTTCTGTCCCATCGAGCCGACGCACGAGTTCCTCGACGTCCGGCACGCCGTGATCGCCGCGAGCCGCGAGCTGGAGCGCCGGATGCCGGACAAGGTGACGACGAACTGGTGGAAGGAAGAGCGCGGCGAGCGTATCTTCCTCGACTTCAATCAGGCCAACCGCGACCGCACGATGGCCGGCGCGTACAGCCCGCGCGCGCTCCCGACCGCGACGGTCGCCACGCCGATCACGTGGGACGAGCTCGCCGAGGGCGTCGACCCGGCGGCGTTCACCGTGCGCACGGTTCCGCAGCGGCTGTCCGACGTCGGCGACCCGTGGGAGCGGATGCAGGCGGCGCCGGGCCGTATCGACACCCTTCTGCAGTGGTGGGAGCGCGACCTCTCCGACGGTCTCGGCGAGCTGCCGTTCCCTCCGGAGTTCCCGAAGATGCCGGGAGAGCCGCCGCGCGTGCAGCCCAGCAGGGCGAAGACCCCCGACGCCTGA